ACGCGATGCGGGTTTGGTTGGACATCGAGAAGATGACCCACGTCGACCTGACAGCTGGCGACGTCGTGGCGGCGATTCGCGGCCAAAACGTGCAAGTCGCGGCAGGCGTGATCGGCCAGCCGCCGAACGACGACACCGGCGACTTTCAGTTGAACGTGACGACCCAAGGGCGGTTGATCGAGACCGAAGAATTCGGCGACATCATTGTCAAGCGAGGCGATGCCGGCCGGGTCACGCGGTTGCGAGACGTGGCGCGGATCGAACTGGGAGCCCAAGACTATTCGCGGCGCAGCTATCTGGATGGAAAGCCTGCCGTCGCGGTCTTGATCTATCAACGCCCAGGTACCAACGCTGTCGATACCGCCAAAGAAGTCAAACGCGTGATGGCGGAGATGGGCCAAGATTTCCCCGAGGGAATGGGATATGAGATCGCTTACAACCCAACCGATTATGTCGAGGAGTCGATCAACGAGGTTTTCGAAACGCTGTTGATCACCACCGTATTTGTTGTCTTCACGGTCTTCCTGTTCCTGCACGGCTGGCGTCCAACGATCATTCCAGTGATCGCAATTCCGATCTCTTTGATCGGAACGTTTGCCGTGATGCAGTTCATCGGGGTCACGCTCAACACGCTGTCGCTGTTCGGATTGGTGTTGGCGATCGGTATTGTTGTCGACGATGCGATCGTGGTGGTCGAAAACGTGGAACGTTTGATCGCCGAAGGGATGACGCCGCGAGAAGCGACGCACAAGGCGATGGACGAGGTCGGTTCGGCTCTGATCGCAACGACCCTTGTTTTGATTGCGGTCTTTGTGCCGACCGTCTTCGTGCCAGGAATCAGCGGCCAGTTCTATCAGCAGTTTGCCCTAACGATTTCGATCTCCACGGCGATTTCAACCTTTGTCTCGCTGACGCTCAGCCCCGCGTTGTGCGCGCTTTTGTTGCGTCCCAAAGGTGAGGAAAAGCATGGGCTTTCGAAATTGGGACACGTCACGTTCGGTTGGTTCGCTCGCTTGTTCAATCGAACGTTTGATATCACCAGCAACGCCTACGCCGCCGTGATCGGTCGGCTTGTGAAAAAGAGTGGCTTTGCCATCGTGCTCTATCTCGTTCTGTTGGTCTGTACCGGGCTCAGTTTTGGCTTGGTGCCGACTGGCTTTATTCCGGATCAGGATCAAGGTTATGTGATCGTCAGCATCCGTTTGCCCGATGGTGCGTCGTTGTCGCGGACCGATGAAGTGGTCAAACGCGTTGCCGAAATCGGAGGCAAGATCGACGGTGTGGCACACGCTGTCGGTATCGCGGGACTCTCGGGGGCGACCTTTACGATCAGTCCCAATGCGGCGGTGACCTTCCTGCCACTTGAAGACGCCAAAGAACGGGCGGCGCGAGGGCGTGGTATCCACGAGATCGTTGCCGACATGCGGCGAGAGGTCTCGAGCATCAACGAAGCTCAGATTTTCATCATCCCGCCGCCGCCTATTCGCGGTATCGGCCGTGGTGGTGGATTTAAGATGTATGTCCAAGACCGCAGCGGCGCGGGTGTCGAAGCGCTGAACGAAGTGACGGGCACGATGTTGGGAGCTGCCAACCAGCAGCCCGGCGTCGCGCAGGTCTTCACCAACCTGCACATGAACGTTCCGCAAGTCTATGCCGATGTCGACCGCACGAAGGCCCAGATGTTGGACGTTCCGGTCAACAACATCTTCGAAGCGCTGCAGATCTATCTCGGATCGGTCTACGTCAACGACTTCAACTTCCTGGGGCGAACGTATCGAGTGACAGCTCAGGCCGAACCGGAATTCCGCGATGACGCGAGCGATATTTTGCACATGCGAACCCGCAGCGCTGGCGGTGCAACCGTTTCGCTGGGGTCGGTCGTGAACGTCTCGCAGATCGCAGGTCCCGACCGTTTGGTCCGCTTCAACCTCTATCCGGCAGCCGATTTGAACGGCACCACGGTTCCTGGATTCAGTACCGGACAGTCGCTGCAGACGATGGAGGAGCTTGCTGAAGAACTGCTTCCGCCGGGCTTCGGTTACGAATGGACCGAGATTGCGTTTCAAGAGAAGCAGGCCGGCAACACGATCGTGTTCCTGTTTCCGTTAGCGGTTTTGTTCGTCTTCCTGGCGTTGGCCGCTCAATACGAGAGCTGGTTGTTGCCGTTGGCGATCATTTTGATCGTGCCGTTGTGCTTGCTGTTCGCATTGGTCGGAGTCTGGTTCCGCGATATGGACAACAACATCCTCACCCAGATCGGCTTTATCGTATTGATTGGATTGGCGTGTAAGAACGCGATTCTGATCGTCGAATTTGCCAAGGCGGAAGAGGATGCAGGCAAGGATCGTTTCGAAGCCGCGGTCGCCGCCTGCCGGTTGCGTTTGCGTCCGATTCTCATGACAGCGTTTTCGTTTATCCTGGGCGTTGTGCCGCTGTTGATTGCAACTGGTGCTGGTTACGAAATGCGCCGGGTGCTCGGAACCGCCGTCTTCGGTGGGATGTTGGGCGTGACGCTGTTTGGTCTGTTTTTGACTCCAGTCTTCTACGTTCTGCTGCGTCGGTTTGGCAGGAAACGGGTGGCTGAAACCACTTGAGGTTCGGATGGTTGATCGACGTCAGTTTATCGGTTCGATTCCCGTTAGCGCGATGGCGATCTCCGCAATCGCGCTGGCTCGCCCCGCAGCCTCCCAGGATGCGGCGGCGGAAGATTCGTCGAGCGATTCGTTGATCGCCAGTCCTCCCGTGGTGCAAAACCCGCGTGCCGAAAGTTTTGGCGTCAGCATCGCCGTCGATCAGTTGGCGACCGCTTGGGTTGAATACGGCCTGGATCGCTATGATCTGAAGCACACAGCGATTGCCAGCCAGCACGGCTTGGTCAGCGCGGATGATCGGGCGTTGCACGTTCGCGTGCAACACGACCAACCGTTTCCGGTTGGCCAACCGATTTTCTACCGCGTCGTCGTCCAACCGCTGGCATATAAGAACGCCTACGTTTTGCAGCGGGGCGAGCCCCAGGCGACCGACGTCTACGCGTTGCGGTTGCCCGATCCCGGCGCCAAGCGAGTGAGAGTCGTCAGCATCAACGACACGCACGAAAATCTGGAAACGATCCGCCAGCTGCATGCTCAGATCGAAGCGTTGGATCCCGACCTGCTGATCTGGAACGGCGATACCTGCAACGACTTCGACGCGTCGGATCAGCCGGCTCTGATTATGCTGAACCCAGCGAAAGACCGGAGCATATCGTGGGCTAGTACGCGGCCGCTGGTCTTCAGCAACGGGAATCATGACGTCCGCGGCCAGCGGGCTCGCGAAACGATCGACTGTTTTGTCGGCTGCCCCGAGTCTTCCGAACTCCCCTATAACCAAGCCGTTCGCATCGGTCCGCTGGCGCTCGTGACGATGGATACGGGAGAAGACAAACCCGATCGCCATCCGGTTTTCGCCGGCACGGCAGCTTATGAACCCTACCGATCGCGTCAGGCGACGTGGTTGCAACAGGCTGTCAATCAACCCGAGGTCCGCGACGCTCCCTTCAAGATCGTTGCCTGTCACATCCCTTTGCGCGGACTCCCCGATCAGAACGACGGCACGACGCTCGAAGGCTATGCCAGCTTCAGCGGCTTTGGCGCCAAGTTGTGGATGCCAACACTTGTCGAAAGTGGCTTCCAAGCAGTCGTCTCCGGACACATGCACCGCGACCGTTTGGATCCCGCAACCGAAGAGATGCCGATTCTGCAATTTGTCGGAGGCGGGCCGACCGCGGAAAAGGCAACGCTAACGATCATCGATGCCGAGCAAAACGCAGCCGATCCGTCGATGGAGATTCGGATCACCGATCTGGACGGGAAGGTGTTGCACCAGCAGACTTGGAACGGCAAACGATAGGCGATCGAGCTTGGTACAATGGCGTCGCACTTTTGCGCCAACGTACGCTCGCCCCTCTCCTCGCTTTCAAGTGTTCCGATATGAAAAGCAACTCGACGCTTCTCGTCGCGGCAGTCTTCCCGTTCGCGATGCTTACCAGCGGTTTTCTGAACGCCGCCGATCCAAACGTTCCTCCCAATATCGTCTGGATCATTCCCGACGACATGTCGGCGGAGTTCTCCTGCTACGGCGAGACGGCGATCGAGACGCCCAACGTCGACAGCTTGGCAGCGGCTGGCGTAAAGTTCACGAACGCGTATGTGACAGCTCCTGTCTGTTCGACTTGCCGATCGGCCTTCATCACCGGGATGTATCAAACCAGTATCGGGGCGCATCATCATCGCAGCGGTCGCGGGACGGAGAAGATCGAATTGCCAGACGACGTTGCGATGGTCCCCAAGTTGTTCCAAGAGGCGGGCTATCACACGTCGATCACCGGTTGGCCGATGAATGGCAAGCTCGGCAAGACCGATTACAACTTCCAGTGGGACAAATCGATCTACGACAGCAACGACTGGGGCGATCGGAAGCCCGGTCAACCGTTCTTCGCGCAGATCCAAACTCAGGGCGGAAAGTTGCGAGGCAAAGACGCTCGTGGTTGGGAAAAGATCGCGACGGCAGCGGAGAAAGAACTGGGCAGCCGGACGCCGATCAGCGCTGTCGAATTGCCACCCTATTATCCCAACCATCCCGACATCGTCCGCGACTGGGCGGCGTACCTCGATTCGGTGCGAATGACCGATGCGATGGTAGGCGAAGTTGTCGCGAGACTTGAATCCGAAGGCGTCCGCGACAATACGTTGATCCTGTTCATGACCGATCATGGGATCAGCCACGCCCGCGGAAAACAGTTTTTGTACGACGAGGGCTTGCATGTGCCGTTGGTGATCGCCGGACCGGGAATCGCAGCGGGAACGGGTCGCGAAGATCTCGTCGAACACATCGACATCGCCGCGCTGTCGCTTGCCGCGGCGGGGATTCCGATTCCGGCGAACATGCAGGCTCGAGATATTCTGGCGGCCGAGTACCAACCACGATCGGCGGTCTTTGCCGCCCGCGACCGCTGCGACGAAACCGTCGAACATATCCGATCGGTGAGGACTGAGGATTTCAAATACATCCGCAACTTCCTGCCGAACCGACCTTACTTGCAGCCCTGTGCTTACAAAGACGCCAAGCAGATCTTGATCGCACTGCGGCAGTGGCACGCCGCGGGGAAATTGAACGCGACCCAAGAGCTACTGTTTCGGGAAACCCGCCCGCCGGAAGAGCTCTACGATCTGAAGAGCGATCCACACGAGATCGACAACCTCGCCGACGATCCCGCGTTTGCAGAGCAACTGAAATCGCTGCGGGCCCGACTGGATCAATGGATGGAGACAACCGGCGACCAGGGGCGGCAACCGGAATCGGCGGCGATGTACGACAGCGACATGGCGGTCTACCTCGACTCGGTACAGCGGCGCGGCAATGCCGAGTACCTGCAGGCACTTCAGAAGAACATCGCACTGATGAAACGCTGGGCCGCCGAAGGCAAATAGCTCGCCCCGACGCCGCGCGGATGCGAACTCGCAATCCGCGTTATCCGAAGGGACGATGCAGCGCCGTCCCATCGATGCGTTCGATCGATTAGTGCGACTTGATAAACTTCAGCATCAACGGATGGGCGGGTTCGGCCATTCCATGACCATAACCTTGTAGTTCCAACAGCTCGCTTTGCTTGTGCCCAGCCACTTTCATCATCCGCCATAGATAGGCGTTTTCTTCATAGCGGCCCAGCATTTCCAAGTCACGATCGCCGGTGATCAACAACAACGGCGGAGCATCTTTGCGAACGTGATACAACGGTGCCAGGTCGTCGACGATCGGCTGCTTCCCGCCGATGCCACGCTCGGCGCGGATGGTGAAGTGCGTAATCGTGTGACCGCTGTAGGGAATCAACCCCGCGATGTCGTTGGCGTCGATATCGTGAGCCGCCAACCAACGCGTGTCGAGCCCGACCATGCTGGTCAGATAGCCGCCGGCGGAATGCCCACTGACGAAGATCTTCTCGGGAGAGCCGCCGTATTTGGCAATGTTCCTAAAAGTCCAAGCGACCGCAGCGGCGGCGTCCTCGATATGGGTCGGGGATTTGACGGCAGGACTCAAACGATAATTGACCGCAACGACAGCGATCCCTTTGTTCTTCAAACCGCTTGGAATCGACTTGTTCCCCCCCGTCAATCCGCCGCCATGAAACCAAACCACGGTGTCGTAGTCCTTGGTATCGGTTGGGTAGTAGATATCCAGGCGACAGCGCTCGCGCATGTATTCGGTCAGATCGTCGCCGCTGCGATAGGGTACGTCGGCGACGGTGGTGTATTTCGGCGCAACGGCGTCGCTCTTTTGAGCCGAAGCAACATCGACCAATGCGACAAACGGCAGAACAGCAAAAACCGCGAAACGGACAATGGAAACAGAGATGTGCATCAGTGAGTTCTGGTGGGGTTGAGAGTGGGGCGGGACGCCCGGCAACAATCGCTGGGCGAGGAACTTGGTTAGCTGTCGTCCGACGCGGCGTTCTGTTTCGCGTGATGCTCTTGTTGTTTCTTGATAAAAAACTCGAGCTGTCGGCGAATGGGTGGCGAGTGGGGTTCCAAGGCAACCGCTTCGCGTTGGGTACGGACGGCGGCATCGTAATCGCCTAGCGCGTAATAACAATGCGAAAGTGTATCGGTCAGCGACGCGAGCTTGGGGGTCAGTTCCAACGATCGGCGGCTGTAGGCCAACGCGCGTTTCAGATCACCATTGGTATTGGCGGCCAACCATGCGTATTGGTTGCAGTAGTGGGAAATGATTCGCTTCCGCTGCAATTGATTAATGCCGACGATTTGCCGTTCCTCATCGCGGATCATTCGTTCGAACTCGGTCAGCGCAGTACGCATCGCGCGGTTGGTATCGCGTTTCCATTGCTCATCGCCGGGATATCGGTACATCGCGATCAAGATATCGCCATCCAACGGATCGGCGGCGATCGCTGCCTTCAAGGCCTCCGCGGCTTCTTCCGGTTGCTCCGCCTGCAGATGCCCGAGGGCGGCGTTGTAGTGCATCCGGGCTTCGAAGTCGTCGAAAGAATAGATCAGTTCGCGTTCGACGATGCGGCGGAAATCGCGATCGATCTTCATCCGTTCCACCGTCGGTTGCAACGTTTCCGCCGCGTCGCGATGCTGTTCGAATTCGCTTTGGATCATCGCCAGTTTCCAGCGAGCATCGGCGGATGACGAAGTATCGATCGGACAGCGATCGATGACATAGCGGTACTCTCGTTGTGCCCAATCGAAACGACCGCGGCCGACCAATTCCATCGCAACCAACAGATGACGCTGCGTCGCTTGTTGCCGCGCATCGGCTGTCATCGGGCTGCTGCCGTCTTCGTTCAGCGGCGCCAAAGGCGCAAGCTCCAAAGCTTGCGCAACCCAGCGTTCCCCTTCCTTCTCATTGTCGGTTTCGGCCAGCGCCTGGGCCACGGCGTACGACAGCCAGGCATCGTTTTTGAAGTCGCTGGGATCGCGTCGGAGCAGCTGCAGCACGATCGTCCACATCTTGTGATCCAACGCCCATTCGACCGCATCGCGAAGGGGTTGTTTGCGGGATTCGACAAGCTCCAAACTCTCCGTCGCCAGATCGAGCGATTCGGATTCCAGCCCAAACTCCGCGGCGCGAACCG
Above is a genomic segment from Rosistilla ulvae containing:
- a CDS encoding efflux RND transporter permease subunit produces the protein MKFPHFFIERPIFAAVLSFLIVLVGGITYLTLPVSQYPSVAPPTVLVRATYPGATPQVIADTVATPIEQEMNGVDDMLYMESSSSSDGTMQLTVTFKLGTDVDDAQVLVQNRVSIAETRLPEQVRQIGITTQKQIPDMLMVVHLNSPDNSRDQLYISNFAFLRIRDALMRLDGVGEIRIAGGNEYAMRVWLDIEKMTHVDLTAGDVVAAIRGQNVQVAAGVIGQPPNDDTGDFQLNVTTQGRLIETEEFGDIIVKRGDAGRVTRLRDVARIELGAQDYSRRSYLDGKPAVAVLIYQRPGTNAVDTAKEVKRVMAEMGQDFPEGMGYEIAYNPTDYVEESINEVFETLLITTVFVVFTVFLFLHGWRPTIIPVIAIPISLIGTFAVMQFIGVTLNTLSLFGLVLAIGIVVDDAIVVVENVERLIAEGMTPREATHKAMDEVGSALIATTLVLIAVFVPTVFVPGISGQFYQQFALTISISTAISTFVSLTLSPALCALLLRPKGEEKHGLSKLGHVTFGWFARLFNRTFDITSNAYAAVIGRLVKKSGFAIVLYLVLLVCTGLSFGLVPTGFIPDQDQGYVIVSIRLPDGASLSRTDEVVKRVAEIGGKIDGVAHAVGIAGLSGATFTISPNAAVTFLPLEDAKERAARGRGIHEIVADMRREVSSINEAQIFIIPPPPIRGIGRGGGFKMYVQDRSGAGVEALNEVTGTMLGAANQQPGVAQVFTNLHMNVPQVYADVDRTKAQMLDVPVNNIFEALQIYLGSVYVNDFNFLGRTYRVTAQAEPEFRDDASDILHMRTRSAGGATVSLGSVVNVSQIAGPDRLVRFNLYPAADLNGTTVPGFSTGQSLQTMEELAEELLPPGFGYEWTEIAFQEKQAGNTIVFLFPLAVLFVFLALAAQYESWLLPLAIILIVPLCLLFALVGVWFRDMDNNILTQIGFIVLIGLACKNAILIVEFAKAEEDAGKDRFEAAVAACRLRLRPILMTAFSFILGVVPLLIATGAGYEMRRVLGTAVFGGMLGVTLFGLFLTPVFYVLLRRFGRKRVAETT
- a CDS encoding metallophosphoesterase family protein, with translation MVDRRQFIGSIPVSAMAISAIALARPAASQDAAAEDSSSDSLIASPPVVQNPRAESFGVSIAVDQLATAWVEYGLDRYDLKHTAIASQHGLVSADDRALHVRVQHDQPFPVGQPIFYRVVVQPLAYKNAYVLQRGEPQATDVYALRLPDPGAKRVRVVSINDTHENLETIRQLHAQIEALDPDLLIWNGDTCNDFDASDQPALIMLNPAKDRSISWASTRPLVFSNGNHDVRGQRARETIDCFVGCPESSELPYNQAVRIGPLALVTMDTGEDKPDRHPVFAGTAAYEPYRSRQATWLQQAVNQPEVRDAPFKIVACHIPLRGLPDQNDGTTLEGYASFSGFGAKLWMPTLVESGFQAVVSGHMHRDRLDPATEEMPILQFVGGGPTAEKATLTIIDAEQNAADPSMEIRITDLDGKVLHQQTWNGKR
- a CDS encoding sulfatase family protein, with translation MKSNSTLLVAAVFPFAMLTSGFLNAADPNVPPNIVWIIPDDMSAEFSCYGETAIETPNVDSLAAAGVKFTNAYVTAPVCSTCRSAFITGMYQTSIGAHHHRSGRGTEKIELPDDVAMVPKLFQEAGYHTSITGWPMNGKLGKTDYNFQWDKSIYDSNDWGDRKPGQPFFAQIQTQGGKLRGKDARGWEKIATAAEKELGSRTPISAVELPPYYPNHPDIVRDWAAYLDSVRMTDAMVGEVVARLESEGVRDNTLILFMTDHGISHARGKQFLYDEGLHVPLVIAGPGIAAGTGREDLVEHIDIAALSLAAAGIPIPANMQARDILAAEYQPRSAVFAARDRCDETVEHIRSVRTEDFKYIRNFLPNRPYLQPCAYKDAKQILIALRQWHAAGKLNATQELLFRETRPPEELYDLKSDPHEIDNLADDPAFAEQLKSLRARLDQWMETTGDQGRQPESAAMYDSDMAVYLDSVQRRGNAEYLQALQKNIALMKRWAAEGK
- a CDS encoding alpha/beta hydrolase, with translation MHISVSIVRFAVFAVLPFVALVDVASAQKSDAVAPKYTTVADVPYRSGDDLTEYMRERCRLDIYYPTDTKDYDTVVWFHGGGLTGGNKSIPSGLKNKGIAVVAVNYRLSPAVKSPTHIEDAAAAVAWTFRNIAKYGGSPEKIFVSGHSAGGYLTSMVGLDTRWLAAHDIDANDIAGLIPYSGHTITHFTIRAERGIGGKQPIVDDLAPLYHVRKDAPPLLLITGDRDLEMLGRYEENAYLWRMMKVAGHKQSELLELQGYGHGMAEPAHPLMLKFIKSH